The genomic window GCCAGGAGCTCGCGAACACGTCCGGCGTGCCGGCGGTTCAACGCCAAAAGCTCGACGGCGGCACGCGGCTCCACCAGTCCGGCCACTTTGGCGGCCGACCGGACCTGCTGAACGAGGCCGAGCTCGTGCGTAACCATGTCCTCGAGAATGCGCACAACGCGGCCGTCCCCGGCGTGGGCCACATAGGAAGCATGCACGGCACCCTGCTCGGCAAGCCTGTTCCATTTACGCGGGGCCGAGGCTGTCCCCACCTTGGTGGCACCGTTGGCGAAGGTGGCCACATAGAGCCAGTGCGGCTGCATCAAATAGGCACGAAGGCCAGCAGGAACGGGGTTTCCCCGGTGGAAATCATGCATCAGCCGGGAGTCGTCCCGCGCAAAGCAAGCACCGCATTGTTTCCCACGCTCAGCCGGGGAACTGCCGCGGCACGGGACATGGGTGCGTTCCCCCGGACCGTGGACCTTGGTGTGGCCCAGGCACCACAGACCCGGAAAAACGCGCAGGCCCAGGGCTGAGCCCCGGGCCAACGCAACATCAGTGAACTCCCCCGCAGGCGGGAACAAACGCAAGGCCGGCGACGGGGAGTCCCATGCGACTCCAT from Arthrobacter sp. StoSoilB20 includes these protein-coding regions:
- a CDS encoding DUF2797 domain-containing protein — encoded protein: MLVHGVAWDSPSPALRLFPPAGEFTDVALARGSALGLRVFPGLWCLGHTKVHGPGERTHVPCRGSSPAERGKQCGACFARDDSRLMHDFHRGNPVPAGLRAYLMQPHWLYVATFANGATKVGTASAPRKWNRLAEQGAVHASYVAHAGDGRVVRILEDMVTHELGLVQQVRSAAKVAGLVEPRAAVELLALNRRHAGRVRELLAGLTMTGYSVVEEEWERPGLARPLCTAGAGRHPYPATFDAGGHGLRVQALSGAIALAGLPDVSGNEVEGSFVADLGALKGRKIEFGPYLTEIPALQDSLF